From the Caldisericum sp. genome, the window ACAAGAAAGATCCTTGAAAGTTATGCAGAGCAATATCCAAACCTTATTCATCCAGTATTTAGAGATTCATCCAGAGTAAGGGGAAAGCCCTCCTCACTTAATGATGCAATTAAAGTTGCAAATGGCGAAATAATAATAGTTTTTGATGCGGATTATATTCCTTCGAAAGGGCTTGTTAGAGATCTTGTAGTGTCTTTTTTAGATCCAGAGATAGGTGCGGTAATGGGGAGAGTAATTCCTCTAAATGTATCTAAAAACCTTTTAACAAGGCTTATTGAACTTGAAAGAAGCGGGGGATACCAGGTTGATCAACAAGCACGATATAACCTTGGTCTTATACCACAATACGGAGGAACAGTTGGAGGTTTTAGAAAAGAATTAATTTTAAAATTTGGTGGTTTTGATCCAAAGGTTCTTGCTGAAGATACAGAACTTACCATAAGGACTTATATTTCTCACAAAAAAGTTGCATATATGAATAGGGCAGAGTGCTATGAAGAGTCACCCGAAACCTGGGATGCAAGAGCAAGACAAATAAGGCGATGGTCTCGTGGTCATAATCAAGTTATGTTTAAATATTTGTTACCACTAATTAAATCACCGTTTCTCTCTGTGAAAGAAAAAGTTGATGGTGTTTTTCTACTATGTATATATTTAGTTCCACCTCTTATCCTTTTTGGGCTAATTGACAGCATCATTCTTTTCTTTTTGGGAGAAATTCAAATTTTAAGTGGTGCCTTGGTTTTTCTATTACTTTCCGCATATACTACCTTTGGGATCTTTGCGCCTTTTTACGAAATTGGGTTAGGTGCCTTTTTAGATGGTGGGACATATCGTCTATTTCTTTTACCATTTTTACTTTTTAATTTCTTCTTTAATATGTGGTATTCATCGTTGGGCTTTTTTGACTCTATTTTAGACATTATAACTAAAAGAAATCCAACCTGGCATAAGACTCAAAGATTTAGAAATGGAGGAGATTTGAATTGTTGCTCGTAGTTTTTGTTTTCTTCTTGCTGGTTTTGTTGCCGTTTTTGCCTGGTTTGATAGAGTATTTTAATCCCAAAGATAACCTTCCTCTTGATATTAACTTCTATTATTCAAAAAATCCAAGATATTTCTCTGAATCTTTTAAAAGTAAGTTGCATTCGAAGATTAAAGATGATGAAGTTCAAAAAGCACTTTATGCAAACGAAAAAGTTGAATTTTTTCACGATAATGTAAGGTTCTTTTATTTTTATGATATTCCTTCAAACACTGAATTAAATGAAATTTTGTATGTCTTAAATGATCTTAAAACACATGAAAATGTCATTCTTAACAAGGAGGTCTATGTAAAAGGAAACGCACACATTGGAGAGAAAAATGTAATAAGGGCGATGGCTTGTGAAGGGGAAGTTTATTTAGGTAAATATTCAAGGGTATTGAGATGGATCGATGCTGAAAAAGGTATAAATATAGAAAATGGTTGTAACCTTGGAGTAAGCGCAACTTCAAATGGAGTAATTAAAATTGGTAAAGGTTGCATATTCAAGAGACTTTTTGGAAAGGAAATTACAACACAACATGAAGGAGAACTCAATAAGGGTGTTGTAAGTGAGGCGGTTATAAAAGGAAGTATTAAAACATACAACAACTTCTTTGTAAAAGGAAATGTAGAAATCCACGGTAATTTGTTTGGAGAAAAGGATGTATTTGTATCTAAAAATGTTATTGTAAAAGGAGATATTTTCTCCCAGGGGAAAGTTGTATTAGAAGATAATGTCAGGGTTGGAGAAGAAGGAAAAATCAAATCTGTTATAGGAAAGAAGGGTATTACTATTAAAGGACCGGTGAAAATATATGGATATGTAATGACAGAAGGAGAAGGAAGAGTAGAATGAAAAAATTTACAGTAATTTTAACTTTGCTTGTTTTAATTTTTTTGATTTTATTTTCTTACAAAAATATCATACAAATATACTCTTTAACAAGAAATGATTTTTCTGTTTTGATTTTATACAACCCAAACTCCTTAAAAAACTCTGGTTATGTCCTGGATGCGTATAAGAGCGTGTTAGACGAAGAGGGGG encodes:
- a CDS encoding glycosyltransferase family 2 protein codes for the protein MGVLILRIYLVVLTVVISLYAIRHFIFSFNRVFGEQKLGYQDVLDSDLPTVSVLIPMHNEEKVVGNVLNALLNVDYPHEKLEIIPIDDNSSDGTRKILESYAEQYPNLIHPVFRDSSRVRGKPSSLNDAIKVANGEIIIVFDADYIPSKGLVRDLVVSFLDPEIGAVMGRVIPLNVSKNLLTRLIELERSGGYQVDQQARYNLGLIPQYGGTVGGFRKELILKFGGFDPKVLAEDTELTIRTYISHKKVAYMNRAECYEESPETWDARARQIRRWSRGHNQVMFKYLLPLIKSPFLSVKEKVDGVFLLCIYLVPPLILFGLIDSIILFFLGEIQILSGALVFLLLSAYTTFGIFAPFYEIGLGAFLDGGTYRLFLLPFLLFNFFFNMWYSSLGFFDSILDIITKRNPTWHKTQRFRNGGDLNCCS